The following is a genomic window from Ictalurus furcatus strain D&B chromosome 14, Billie_1.0, whole genome shotgun sequence.
CACAATTTGTGCTACTCAACCTCTAGAACTACACCAAAGTCCGTTTCTGACCACAGGATTGCTATTAACTAAATATTTTTTGGTTAGTGCACATTTATGATGAATATGAAGGTGACGCATATAGTTGCTGTTATGATGCATGTACTATAGAAATGTACTTTTTCTGCTTTCAGATTCTACTATTTTCACCAATATAATTCTGTCAAAGTATCTGGTTGTACCTGGTTAACAGTATAGTTGTTTTAACAAGAAgagttgttttaattttttcccctttgtatACCTGCCATTTATCACCCAGTATAATCAGACGGGAGGTCTCACTGCTCCACAGGTCCGCGGTTCAattctgagcttgggttactgtctgtgtggtgtttctGTGAACTGTGGATGTTCACCCTGTGCCCATGTAGGTTTCCTTTGGAAAAACTTTTCTTCCTACTTCACCAAAATATGCTGATAAGACAATTGGCTATTTTAAATTTCCCCTGGGAGTGAATAAgtatacaaatgtgtgtgtggactggCATCtaatccagagtgtattcctgcctcatgctcaCTGTTCCCAGGATAAGTTCCAGATAAAgtatagatgaatgaatgagtatgAACAAAGTTTATATGGTGGCAGACCTTTTCCTAAAATGCAGATGAGAGCAAATGAAGTACTGCAGTAAAACTGCATTAATGTACTTTATTACCAAGTGAAATGCAAGCAAATAAGTATTAGCTAAATGAATCTACATTTTGATCAATACTCACAAATTACTGATCTCACTactgttcttgttttttgtgACTGGTCGTGTTCACCATTCTGGGCATttgcacagttcactgttttctttGATGCAATACAACGGTCTCTCAAGGATTTCTGCTCTCTGATATATGCTGACAGACCTGCCCACTGAACTTTGAGAGCCTGTTGTATTTGAGGATGCTTAGGTAGCAGCAGATCCCACAAAGGCCTTCTCAGTGCTGTTCCTAAACTCTCTATCTACTGTATGACGGACAGGAAACCTGAGAACTGATCAACAACTCCTTGCCGTTGATGAGAAAAGGTATTACATGCCTTACATATATTACAattttacatatctgtgaagggcaaaagtatgtgaacctctaggattagcattCATTTGACGGTGAAATTAGAGTAAGTTGATTTCAattaatgggatgacaatcaggtatGAGTGAGTGccccattttatttaaacaacagggatctatcaacgTCTGATcctgtttgtggaagtgtatcatggcatgaacaaaggagatttctgaggacttcagaaaaagagatGTATATATGTAAGGGATCTATACtgaaaattcctccaagccgatgtgcaggactgatcaacagttatcaTAAACGTGtagatgcagttattgctgcacaaaggggtcacaccagatactgatagcaaaggttcacatactttgccactcacatgtatgtaatattggatcgttttcatcaataaataaatgaacaagtacaatattttttgtttcatgtgtaattgggttctctttatctaattTAGCACTTgtgcatatttatgcagaactgcagaaaattctaaagggctcacaaaccttcaagcaccacCGTAAATATAGCCTAACTGAAGTCAAGCCAGTCAAGTAGTTTCAttttagagccctctgctgccttTTAGGAAAATTGCAGAAGATATCTAAGATCACCATCTAAGATCCCAACCAATCACGCAGTCTCTTACgtacatttacacaaactcaggagctcttgtaagattttttgtttttgtttatttatttatttttattttcttgaatatcacattttctgtgtaaatgctgtgaaaacaatttacaaataCGTAAATTAGGCCCGTTGTTTAGAATGAGAAGCTTGTTTGTGGTTGGAATGGTTTTCTTCCTGCAAATCTGGCAACCCCGAAGCGGGCCTTGGGGACTCCGCTGGTGTGGCTGAAAAACAGGACGCAGAGGATCTCGATTTAACTCTGGATGAATGTGAAGTGTTTAACGTGTCGTAAACAGGGGTGTGTTTTCCCCACCCACAGTGACATTTAAAGCCTGAAAGGACTTCCGGTTCTCCAGATTGTCACTGTGTGTATAGTAATGGAGGGTCCGAAGCGCACTTTCACTTACACCAACAAGGATTTTGTGTACGACGTGTGCCGGATTGATGGAAAGACGACTGATGCTACGTCCAGGTTTGATGTAGTCCTGAGATACGGCTGGGCGGAGAAGATGAAACGCGGGCTTTTCAGATATCACTTGGGGGATCTGGAGACGCGCGTGTTACCCGGTGAGTGTGGATATATTGCCCAGCTCAACATTCAGAGAGGCACCGAAAGGAGAAAACCTCAGGTAATCCTGAGCATTCAACAGCAGTTCGACCCCAAACTCTTtaacttcaataaaataaattcatcgGAAATCTTGTTTGAAATGCAAAATGCGGAAGAAATGATTGCTGAGAAAGGTTGCGCTCCAAACGGAAGCTGTGCCACGTGTGTTGTGATCATCAACGCGAGTCCATTAGAGTTTGGGCACTGCTTGCTCGTACTCGAGCCTTCCCGGTGCCATCCTCAGATCTTAACGCCTCTAGCTCTCCAATTCGGGGTCGAGTCCTTGTTTCTGAGCGCCGATCCCGGATACCGAGTCGGATTTAACAGTCTCGGAGCGTTTGCCTCTGTCAATCATCTACACCTTCACGGATATTACTTGAATCACGCTTTAAGGATCGAGTGGGCTCGTACACAGCTGATCCTTCCCAAAAAGAGCTTGTACCGGCTTCTGGACTTTCCGAAAGCATTCATGTTTTACACGGACGGCCATGAGGACGCGCGCGTCGTCGCCACAACCGTCTGTAGACTCACCGACCTTCTCGTAGAGAGAAATATTGCCCACAATGTCTTCATGACCCGAGGCTGCCATCCAGACAGTGAAAGTAAAGTCCTGTCCTCAGTGCGCCACGGCGTGCGCATCTTCATCTGGCCGCGAGTGTCGTGTTTTGGAGCGAAAGAGGAATCAGCGTTTAACGTGGCACTGTGTGAACTGGCCGGCCATCTTCCGTTTAAAAACAGGGAGGACTTTGAGGGCTTGGACGAGGATGGGGTCAAAGCAATTGTTCAGGGGTACCTCCTCAGTGACGAAGAGTTTGATGacttacaaaaacaaattgttgAAAAATTATAAACTGCACTTGACCGGACTGCTGAATATTTATAATTGCTGTGTGTAGTTATGTGTCTCTAGATGTCGCCCATAACCAGGATTTCAAGGATAACTTTGAAAAATTCACCCATTCGCCCACTTTCAGTAACCACGTGTCCTGGCATTTATCAAAATAGGCCTACAGGCAACATGaatacaaagaaaataagttttaccgaatttttttttaaactctggtggattttttttaaaaaaagtttgtttgtccCTCAAAAGCATTTACATACAACTTTACTGAAATAGTGAGAAATGAGGTACCATGTTGGTTTCCCCACATTGTGAACACCATGCCCACTCCAGCATAAAATTTATGAATTGACGtacaataaaaaatgaatattaaaacatACAGCGTCCCTAAATATTTCCGAAGAAGACTCTAAAATGATCTCGTTTTATTTCATATGCTGCATCAAGCATACTTGCCTATAGCTTGCAATAGTCTATTTGTGATGCACCTGTTAAGTCCCGACATTTTAATCATAAGCACATTAcatgcatttttatatatatctatatctcccAATTAGCAGAGAACATAAACCCGAAGAAACATTTCGGAAATACTCCTGAAAGGTGGGAACTGGGGACCTGGCAACACTGAGAGGGTTCCTCTCCTTCCTTACGTCAACTAATCTGGCTTATCACGTGGTTTTACTGAGAAACATGAACGTCTGCTCTACTTATAGCatatgttcatttaaaacaatgaaTGGCGCAATCTCCACACgctatgaaatgtttatttattattagttatgcTGTGGTCCATCAATAACATATAAAACCCGAAAGGTAATAGTGTAGCGTAGGTAAAGGCAGCGTGGTAAACACTGTCGTTACAATCACAACATGGTGAATGTCGTGGTTCGTTTCTTCAAGACTACTTCACTGTTAAATACCAGACATTTGACTGCATGTCAATGTAATATAATGGTTCACTGGAATGCAGAAGGACTGTAAAACtataagcaaaacaaaacagacaaaaaaaacttcagtgGAAGTAAATAATAGTGAATTAAATATTTGGTCTCTACATTTGTATTGCCTTTCAGTATGAAgaccctgctgaaaaatacaGCTTGGTCTGGCCAACTACTAGTGGCCAAAAACCACAGGCCACACTAGTCATTCTGGTTTtcgctcattcattcatcttcctcttcatcatGGTCAGGTTGGagatggatccagagcctattctGGGAAAACCGGgtgtgaagcaggaatacaccctggatggctTGCTCATCCATTGCACAGCCACTTTAAAGTCACCAATGCATTTAACAGCATGTTTTGGGGATGTTGGAGGAAACAAGAGGAAACCTATGCAGCCACAGAGTGAACATGTGAAATTCCACACAAGCTCTGGATTCAACCAGGAACCATGCTATCCACAGTGttattttctttcaattttctttctttcaatatGGCATTAGTAGCAGTAATTCAGAAATTGTTCAGAACCAGCACTTACCAGCTGGCACAGATGGTCTACCATCTCAAACAGCTTGGCCTGTATTTTGGCAGCTGGTAGCTGCTCAGACTAAgatggatttttcagcaggggatAATTATACTAAGAAACAGGTGGCTGCAACTCTGCTGAAATGACACTATTGTTATCATAAATCAAGGATTAAAATGTGCTATTAAATAAGTATGTCTGGTGCAAAGAACACCAATCTCGTCCCTGCTATCCATTCTGATTTCTGTCCTGATACGGTTAACAAGTCTTATGTTTGAGTGTGCATCCACTAGCAGAGCTCTAAAGACATAAATGTTTACTATAATCACATATTACATTTGAAAATAAGGTATGCAAACTTAGAATTAAGACTTGTAGTGAACTTCCTGTGAATGGATAACCCATCCAATCATGGTTCAGATTTTCCACTGGTCTTGCCATCGTTGCTCCTGATAAGGCCGTACTCCAGAGCTAAGTCTAGGCAGCGCTGGGCTGCTCTAGTGACAGGAGCCTTGTTTGCTTCGGTTGCTTTAGCTAGGACAGAGAGGATCTCTAGAACCTCGCTCTCCATTAGTTTTTCAGCTAGACTCCTCTCTGCCTGCATCAGGTTCAGTGTGATGACCACACCACGGTGACATAAATCCTGATTGTCACTCAACAGCAGAGCTTGCAAGATCTCCAACCAGTGGCTGGTCTAAAGTGAAGAACAGACAAAGAAAATTAATGAGCTGTAGATTGTAAAGGAAAGGATTTCTACAGGCCACTGGATatgaaaaggacaaaatgtctCAACCTCTACTTACAGTAAGTGAGTAGGCTAATAGCATAACTACAGTAAATGTCCTCATATGACATAGGAAGTAAAGATTTATAGACTAAAACTTAGAAAGTGCATTTAAAATATCTATTGCACAGCTTAAACATAATTTGCAGCCATTAAACATAAAACTTGGTTATTAATCATATCACGTTTAACAccaaataaactaataaaatggCATAGCAGCATGGATTCCACACCTTTACCACT
Proteins encoded in this region:
- the gdpgp1 gene encoding GDP-D-glucose phosphorylase 1, which gives rise to MEGPKRTFTYTNKDFVYDVCRIDGKTTDATSRFDVVLRYGWAEKMKRGLFRYHLGDLETRVLPGECGYIAQLNIQRGTERRKPQVILSIQQQFDPKLFNFNKINSSEILFEMQNAEEMIAEKGCAPNGSCATCVVIINASPLEFGHCLLVLEPSRCHPQILTPLALQFGVESLFLSADPGYRVGFNSLGAFASVNHLHLHGYYLNHALRIEWARTQLILPKKSLYRLLDFPKAFMFYTDGHEDARVVATTVCRLTDLLVERNIAHNVFMTRGCHPDSESKVLSSVRHGVRIFIWPRVSCFGAKEESAFNVALCELAGHLPFKNREDFEGLDEDGVKAIVQGYLLSDEEFDDLQKQIVEKL